The Procambarus clarkii isolate CNS0578487 chromosome 37, FALCON_Pclarkii_2.0, whole genome shotgun sequence genome window below encodes:
- the LOC138372092 gene encoding peptidyl-prolyl cis-trans isomerase-like produces MREPVKRLVQAGRVVAVQEDQDGRRSARITLQDGQLYLYSLLRQPTPAHAHTLQESEVVGMLEPSCTLAFLDLGWAGSTRGRVTIRLIPDTPLARQFVLLCTGQRGHTYRNTKLLQMWNKGRQGERVVGGDYETNDGKGGAPLLPDLQGQYRESGQAGAVLSWWGLGGPRSAQFVIATRDRQDGRQWPDVFGDVVSGLDVVRAAVNHSDITEVTVVDCGVVLPL; encoded by the exons atgagggagcccgtcaagaggctggtgcaGGCTGGTCGGGTggtggccgtccaggaagaccaagatggccgccgctccgccaggataactctacaagacggacagctgtacctctactcactcctgcgtcagcccacgcccgcccacgcccacaccctccag gagagtgaggttgtgggcatgctggagccctcctgcaccctggcgttccttgacctcgggtgggcggggtcaacaagagggcgggtcaccatccggctgatccctgacactccgctggccagacagtttgtgttgttgtgtacgggccagcggggccacacctaccgcaacactaaactgttgcagATGTGGAACAAGGGTCGGCAGGGGGAGCGTGTggtgggcggagactacgagactaatgatggtaagggaggagccccactgctgcctgacctccaggggcagtaccgggagtcaggccaggcaggagctgtgttgtcctggtgggggcTGGGGGGTCCCAGGAGTGCCCAGTTCGTCATCGccaccagggaccgccaggaTGGTCGCCAGTGGCCAGATGTGTttggtgatgtggtgagcggcctggatgtggtgagggcagcagtcaaccacagtgacattacagaggtgactgtggtggactgtggtgttgtgctgccactctag